In Microbulbifer salipaludis, a genomic segment contains:
- a CDS encoding DUF4389 domain-containing protein: MNNEQLKHNLTSTDHWLRLLFMVLFVVLLEVTGVVMLALIVLQFLFAIVSGGPNENLRQLGNQIASYIYQILQFLIYNSEEKPFPFAEWPES, translated from the coding sequence ATGAATAACGAACAACTCAAGCACAATCTTACCTCCACCGATCACTGGCTGCGGCTGTTGTTTATGGTGTTGTTTGTGGTGCTGCTGGAAGTCACCGGCGTGGTGATGCTGGCGCTCATCGTGCTGCAGTTTCTGTTTGCCATTGTCTCTGGTGGCCCGAACGAGAACCTTCGCCAGCTCGGTAACCAGATCGCTTCCTATATTTATCAGATTCTGCAATTTTTGATTTATAACAGCGAAGAAAAGCCATTTCCGTTCGCGGAGTGGCCAGAATCCTGA